In Klebsiella aerogenes, the DNA window TTGCGCCGCCATGTCTACGATAGTCAGCGGGTCGAGCATTCTGCCTGGGCCGACGTCGCCACAGGCCTGGCTGCCGCTATCCGGGCCCCATACCAGCAGGCCGCGTGAGGCAAGCGTGGCAAGATTGTGCTGTGTAGCGGCGGCGCGGTACATCTGCTGGTTCATCGCCGGGACAACGGCAACCGGCGACGGCGTCGCCAGGCAAATCGTGGATACCAGGTCATTCGCCATACCGGCGGCAACGCGGGCGATTAAATCGGCGGTTGCTGGCGCGAGGATGACCAGGTCGGCCCATTTGCCCAGTTCAATATGACCCATTGCCGCTTCCGCGGCCGGATCCAGCAGGCTATCGGAAACCGGGTACCCGGAAACGGCCTGCAGGCTCAGCGGCGTGATAAAGGCCCCGGCGGCTTCCGTCATGGCGACGCGTACATCCGCGCCGCGTTCTCGCAGTCGGCGCACCAGTTCCGGCGTTTTATAAGCGGCAATACCGCCGCTCACGCCTAGAACGATCTTTTTACCAGCCAGACTCATCATGATTTTGTCCTGTTGAAATACACCAGAATCCGCGCATCTTATCACAATCCCGAGGGCATCGTGCGTATGCCGGATATTCACTTTGCGAGGGTCCACGCAGACCTTAAAATCGTTGGTCGGCGGCGTGAAAAGGGTGTGCCAGGATGGTGTCGGACGGGTAAGGAGAGTGAGGAATGGAGATACAGAAATCCCGGATGCCGAGGGAAAAGATGCTGCGTGACGGCATTGAGGCATTGACCGACGTTGAGTTGCTGGCGCTGTTTTTGCGCACCGGTACGCGAACCCAGAATGTGTTGGCTTTTTCCCACAGTTTGCTACAGCACTTCGGTTCGCTGTATGGGCTGTTGTCGGCCGACATAGAACAGTTTGATGATGTCGATGGCATCGGCATTGCGAAATATGCGCAACTCAAAGGTATCGCTGAGCTGGCGCGGCGCTATTTTAGCCTGCGTATGCGGGAGGAACCGTCGTTGGTGACGCCGCTCATGACGCGAGAATTTCTACAAAGCCAACTGGCGGATGAAGAGCGAGAGATCTTTATGGCGATCTTTTTAGATAATCAGAATCGGGTATTGAAACATAGCCGCCTTTTTTCTGGTACTCTTAGCCACGTAGAGGTGCATCCGCGAGAAATTGTACGCGAAGCAATCAAAGTGAACGCCGCAGCGGTGATCCTTGCCCATAATCATCCCTCAGGTAGCCCTGAGCCGAGTAAGTCAGATAAGCTGATGACTGAAAGAGTGGTTAAGTGTTGTCGATTCATGGAGATACGCGTACTTGATCATCTGATTATCGGCCGCGGCGCGTACGTATCTTTTGCCGAACGCGGCTGGATTTAGCCCCGATCATGCGATCCATCGGGATCTTTGTCTGTTCGGGACTTGAGCACACCGCCGAGTCAGCGTATACTACGCCACCTTTGAGAATCTCGGGTTTGGCATTTGGGCCTGGCAATCGAGAGTTCAATAGAACTATGCGATGACCGGGCTGTAAAGCCTGACGAGGCGCCAATACCCCATACGAAGCTCGAGCTAATTTGATTTTTGGAGAATAGACATGTCCCGAGTCTGCCAAGTTACTGGCAAGCGTCCGGTGACCGGTAACAACCGTTCCCACGCACTGAACGCGACTAAACGCCGTTTCCTGCCGAACCTGCACTCTCACCGTTTCTGGGTTGAGAGCGAGAAGCGTTTTGTCACCCTGCGTGTATCTGCTAAAGGTATGCGTGTTATTGATAAGAAAGGCATCGATACAGTTCTGTCCGAACTGCGTGCCCGTGGCGAAAAGTACTAAGTACTTAGAGGAAATTAATCATGGCTAAAGGTATTCGTGAGAAAATCAAGCTGGTTTCTTCCGCTGGTACTGGTCACTTCTATACCACCACGAAGAACAAGCGTACCAAACCGGAAAAAATGGAACTGAAAAAGTACGATCCGGTTGTACGTCAGCACGTTATCTACAAAGAAGCTAAAATTAAATAATTTTAGTCTCCTTGTACTAAAACCCCGCTTCGGCGGGGTTTTTTGTTTTATGCTTCATCTTTCGAGCTACAGGTGCGTTGGCTGCAAACGTACAGCCTGGCCGCTTGCTTCACTAAGCCCCCGGACCTCCCTTCCCGCCGCCTCCCTGTCACCCGAAATTGTGTGCTTAAGAGGAAAAAAATGCCTGAATTACCAGAAGTTGAAACCAGCCGCCGCGGCATTGAACCGCACCTGGTGGGCGCAACGATCCTGCACGCCGTCGTACGCAACGGGCGCCTGCGTTGGCCGGTATCCGAAGAAATTTACCGCCTGAGCGATGAACCGGTGCTCAGCGTGCGCCGGCGCGCTAAATACCTGTTGCTGGAACTGCGTCATGGCTGGATTATCATCCA includes these proteins:
- the rpmG gene encoding 50S ribosomal protein L33; the protein is MAKGIREKIKLVSSAGTGHFYTTTKNKRTKPEKMELKKYDPVVRQHVIYKEAKIK
- the rpmB gene encoding 50S ribosomal protein L28; this encodes MSRVCQVTGKRPVTGNNRSHALNATKRRFLPNLHSHRFWVESEKRFVTLRVSAKGMRVIDKKGIDTVLSELRARGEKY
- the radC gene encoding DNA repair protein RadC, whose translation is MEIQKSRMPREKMLRDGIEALTDVELLALFLRTGTRTQNVLAFSHSLLQHFGSLYGLLSADIEQFDDVDGIGIAKYAQLKGIAELARRYFSLRMREEPSLVTPLMTREFLQSQLADEEREIFMAIFLDNQNRVLKHSRLFSGTLSHVEVHPREIVREAIKVNAAAVILAHNHPSGSPEPSKSDKLMTERVVKCCRFMEIRVLDHLIIGRGAYVSFAERGWI